From the Cyanobium sp. M30B3 genome, the window GCGGCGCCTCTGTTGCATTCGGCTACAAATCGCCCCTCGATCGCGATTGCGTGCGGGGATTTGTGCTTTTGCGCAAGACATGACCCAACGTGAACAACTGCCGCGGCCCCTGGTCGGTTGCGCAAAAGAGAATCGATTGCAATAAGATGGTGGAGTGCTGGCTCCTTGGGTGGAAACGCCCGTCGCCGCTGCCCTGTCAGCGGGTCGAGAGCAGCAAGCCCAGATGAGCAAACCGAGATGAGCAAACCGGTTGGATCCCAGGCCTCGGAGGGCGCCGCCCCTGCCCGAGCCTCCCTGCAGGTGGCCAAGAAGAAGGGCTGCAAGCAGCACAGGTGCTCGAAGTGGAAGGGCGGCAAATGCCGCTGCGGCCGCGAGTGAGCCCGGCCTGACGGGCCAGGCTCCCAGCGTCAGTCGTGCCGTTCCAGGCTGGGCACCAGCGCCAGGGAGGCCGCCAGCCCGAACAGCATGATCAGCACGGCGGGTGCCATCGCCGCTCCCACCCGCTCGTCGCTGGCGTACTGGAACACCCGCACCGCCAGGGTGTCGAAGTCGAACGGCCGCAAAGCCAGGGTGATCGGCAGTTCCTTCACCACATCCACGAACACCAGCAGGCCGCCCACCAGCAGAGGGCCTCGCAACAGGGGCAGATGCACCCGACGCAGCACGTTCAGCCAGGTGCAACCGAGGCTGGTGGCCGTTTCGTCCATGCTCGGTGGGATGCGCTCCAGGGCCGCATCCAGCCCCTGCTTGCTCACCGTGAGGAAGCGGTTGCCGTAGCCCCAGATCAGCAGCAGCAGGGGGCTGATTCCCAGGGGCCCGCCAAACACGATCAGGCCGAGGGCCAGCACGCTGCCGGGGATGGCATAGCCCAGGCCGGCGACCCAGCTGAGCTGGCGCACCAGGGCGGCTGGCCGCCAGCGCACACAGATGGCCAGTAGCAGGGCTGCCCCGGCGGTGATCACGGTGGCTGCCAGCGCCAGGGCCAGGCTGCGGCCCGCCAGGGCGGCCAGCTCAGCGAGGGGCTCGGCGCGCAGATTCGGCCAGCCCTGCTGGATCCAGAGGGCCGGGATGGCCACCGCGCTGAGGGGAGGAAGCAGGCACAGCAGCTGGGCCAGGGCTGCTCGCCAGCCCCGCAGCACCCAGCCCCGGTCCTCGGCGCTGGCTCCCTCCAGGTTCCAGCGCCGGCTGCGCTGGCGCAGCAGCCGCTCAGTGGCAATCAGCACCGCCACGATGGCCAGAGCCACCAGGGAGAGCAGGGCTGCCCCCCTGGGATCGCCCTCCACCTGCCAGCGGTCGAGAATGCCGGCCGAGAGGCTGGGCACGCCCAGCAGGCGCACGGCCCCCAGTTCGTTCACCACCTCCATGGCGCTGAGGGCCACACCCGCGCCGATCGCGGGCAGGGCGATCGGCAGGCAGATGCGGAAGAAGCCAGCCCAGGGGCCCACCCCGAGGCTGCGGCTGGCATCCACCAGGCGATGGCCGCTCGACGAGAAGCTCTCGGTGCTGAGCAGGAACACATAGCTGTAGTTGGCCAGGGTGAGCAGCAGCACGGCCCAGCCCAGCCCGTGGATGCGCAGCCCCTGGTAACTGGCCCAGTCGATCAGGCTCGCCGCCAGCAGATAGGCCGGAAAGGCCATGGGCACCAGCTGGGCGCTGCGCAACCAGCGCCGACCGGGAAAGCGGCAGGCCGCCGTGAGCCAGCCGATCGCCGTTCCCAGCACTGCCCCGAACACCCCCTCACCCAGCACCAGCAGCAGCGTGCCGCGGATCTGTTCGGCCCCGCTGAAGCCCAGCCCCAGGGTGCTGGGCCGTGTGGCGAAGAGCGCGTCCCAGAACAGGGCAAGCAGGGGTAGCAGGGCCAGCAGGCCGATGCCGACGGTCGCCGCGACCAATCCCCCACGGCCGTGAACGGCGGTGGGGGGGACTCCTGCGAACTGGGGAGCGGGACGCGCCGTTGAATCCATCGCAGCTGGGGCTGGGGTTCCGGTTTACTTCCAGCCAGCCTGTTGCATCAGCTGCACGGCCTCGCGGTTGCGCTGACCGAGCTGCTGGATGGTCACCGGTGAGGCCTTGAACGTCCCGAAGCTGCGCAGGGTGGCATTGTTGCCCCATCCCTTCACCGGATACTCGTTGTTCGCTGCGGCGTAGCCCTCGCCTGAGGTGGGGGAGGAGAGGAACTCCAGCAGCCTGCGGCCCCCTTCCGGATTGCCCGAGTGCCGGGTCACGCCGCCGCCGGTGACGTTCACGTGGGTGGGGTTGACCCACACCACCCGCACCTTCCGGGCTGCTGCCTTGTCTGCGGCGTTGTCAGAGGTGAGCAGCCGGGCGAGGTAGTAGGTGTTGGCCACGGCGGCACCACAGCTCCCCTGGCCCACCGCCCGCACCATGGTGGTGTCCGAGGTGAAGAACGGTTGCTTCACGTTGGCCACCATGCCCTTCAACCAGCGCTCAGTGGTGGCTTTGCCAGCCCGCTGCAGCACGTCGGCGGTGAGGGATTGGCTGTAGACGCTGGAGCGGTCACGCATGCAGAGCTTGCCCTTCAGCGCGGGCCGGGCGAGATCCCCGTAGGTGCGAATCAGGCTGGGGTTCACCTGGGCCGGATTCACCATCACCGGCCGGGCCCGGCGGGTGAGGGCGAACCACTGGCCGCCGGGGTCGCGCAGGGAGGCCGGCACGTCGCGGTTCAGAGCCGCCGACTGGATCGGGCGGAACAGATTCAGCTCCTTGGCGCGCTGCAGGCGGGCCGCATCCACTGTGATCAGCACATCGGCCGGACTCCTGGAACCCTCGCGGCGCAGACGCTCGATCATGCCGTCGTCCTTGCCTTCAATCAGATTCACCCGGATGCCTGTCTGGCGGGTGAACTGGGCGTAGAGCTCCTTGTCGGTGTTGTAGTGGCGGCCGGAATAGACGTTGACAACCTGCGCGCGATTCTGGGCCAGTGCCGTGATGCTGATGCCGCCCAGCAGGCCCACGCCGGCGGCAGCGATGCCAAGGCGGAGTGCATGGGGATGGAACCGGAATTTGATCATGGGGAGTGCAAATGAATGCCAGAGACCTCAGGTGCGCAGCCTCTGGGCTGGGGATCGGTGGTTGGCTGGGGGTGACTGCCTTGGTGGGACTGCCTTGGTGGGACTGACTTGCGATCAGAACTTGAAAGTGGTCTGGATCACGCCGCCCCAGGTGCCGAAACCGCTGTTGTTGCGGTAGTCGCTGGCGTAGAAGAACGCCGGGGTGATCGAGATGTTGTCGGTGGCCTGGTGCTTGTAGAACACTTCCAGCAGCCAGCTCTCGGTGTCGTTGCCGCTGTTGAAGGGCGGCTGGCCAAAGGCCACGCCGGCGTTGTTGCCTTCCACGAACACGTCGCTCCACTGCAGGCCCACCATCCACGACTGGGAGTCGCGGAAGCCGCCATCCCCACCGTTGTAGCCGTAGCCGGCACTGATCGAAGGCGCCCAGCCGGCATCGATCGGCGACCAGTAGCCGGCGATGGACACGCTGTTGGTGGTCTGGCCGTCACCCAGTTTGCCGGGGCTGAAGTTGGGCACACGGATGGCGGAACCCTCGGAGCCGTAGCGGTAGGCCACGGCTGCCCCCCAGCTCTTGCCCTTCACGCCCAGCTGGGCCAGGGCATTGATGCCGCTGTCGGAGCTGAAGGCACCAACCGTGGAATCATTGAAGCCGCTATTGGCCACATAGTTGGCGTCAAAGGTGATGTAGGGGTTGCCCTCCTCCACCTGCTGGCGCCAGCTCAGGCCCACACCGGCGCCGGTGGCCTTGTTGTAGGTGCCGGTGGCACCGGCCAGACCGAAGAAGTCGAGAATGCTCGACTTGTAGGCGCTGGGGATGAAGGAGATCATCTCCGTGTTGCGGATCAGGGGACCCACGCTCACTCTGAAGCCGTTGCCCACCGGGAACTGGTAGAAGAGACGGTCGATGTCGACGTCGCCACCGGTGTTGGTGGCTTTGTCGAGCTGGAAGATCTGGGAGCTGCCGGAGAAGGGCAGACCCGTGAAGTTGCCGGAACGCAGGCGGGTGCGCAGCAGGTCCTTGCCGCTGAAGCTGGTGTCGAAGCTCAGGCGGGCGTCGTAGTTGAAGGTGGTGCGATTGGGGTCGGCCGGACTGCTGCCGTCGCTGTTGCGCAGGGGGCTGTTGAAGTCGGGGCTGCCGCCGAGGATGAAGCTCACCTCACCGCGCAGCTTGGTGGTGGTGGAGAACTGCTGGGCCTCCAGGGTCTCGACCTTGCCCTCGAGGGTGTCGACGCGGCCCTTGAGCACGGCCAGTTCCTTCTCGAACTCGGCCATCAGACGCTTGAGCTCGTCGGTCACCTCGGTGACGCGATCGAGACAGGCGTTGAGCAGGGCGGCGGCCTCATAGCGGGTCATGGCCCGGCCACCCTTGAAGGTGCC encodes:
- a CDS encoding iron ABC transporter permease, translated to MDSTARPAPQFAGVPPTAVHGRGGLVAATVGIGLLALLPLLALFWDALFATRPSTLGLGFSGAEQIRGTLLLVLGEGVFGAVLGTAIGWLTAACRFPGRRWLRSAQLVPMAFPAYLLAASLIDWASYQGLRIHGLGWAVLLLTLANYSYVFLLSTESFSSSGHRLVDASRSLGVGPWAGFFRICLPIALPAIGAGVALSAMEVVNELGAVRLLGVPSLSAGILDRWQVEGDPRGAALLSLVALAIVAVLIATERLLRQRSRRWNLEGASAEDRGWVLRGWRAALAQLLCLLPPLSAVAIPALWIQQGWPNLRAEPLAELAALAGRSLALALAATVITAGAALLLAICVRWRPAALVRQLSWVAGLGYAIPGSVLALGLIVFGGPLGISPLLLLIWGYGNRFLTVSKQGLDAALERIPPSMDETATSLGCTWLNVLRRVHLPLLRGPLLVGGLLVFVDVVKELPITLALRPFDFDTLAVRVFQYASDERVGAAMAPAVLIMLFGLAASLALVPSLERHD
- a CDS encoding extracellular solute-binding protein, producing MIKFRFHPHALRLGIAAAGVGLLGGISITALAQNRAQVVNVYSGRHYNTDKELYAQFTRQTGIRVNLIEGKDDGMIERLRREGSRSPADVLITVDAARLQRAKELNLFRPIQSAALNRDVPASLRDPGGQWFALTRRARPVMVNPAQVNPSLIRTYGDLARPALKGKLCMRDRSSVYSQSLTADVLQRAGKATTERWLKGMVANVKQPFFTSDTTMVRAVGQGSCGAAVANTYYLARLLTSDNAADKAAARKVRVVWVNPTHVNVTGGGVTRHSGNPEGGRRLLEFLSSPTSGEGYAAANNEYPVKGWGNNATLRSFGTFKASPVTIQQLGQRNREAVQLMQQAGWK
- a CDS encoding carbohydrate porin yields the protein MSTLSKLLLAMAGTGLLAPLAATAQDGTAQHATAQVATSISSSAAISSYMEQQDIDRFRAWEAQNQVTSVSQFSDVRPTDWAYQALSNLVERYGCVAGYPDGTFKGGRAMTRYEAAALLNACLDRVTEVTDELKRLMAEFEKELAVLKGRVDTLEGKVETLEAQQFSTTTKLRGEVSFILGGSPDFNSPLRNSDGSSPADPNRTTFNYDARLSFDTSFSGKDLLRTRLRSGNFTGLPFSGSSQIFQLDKATNTGGDVDIDRLFYQFPVGNGFRVSVGPLIRNTEMISFIPSAYKSSILDFFGLAGATGTYNKATGAGVGLSWRQQVEEGNPYITFDANYVANSGFNDSTVGAFSSDSGINALAQLGVKGKSWGAAVAYRYGSEGSAIRVPNFSPGKLGDGQTTNSVSIAGYWSPIDAGWAPSISAGYGYNGGDGGFRDSQSWMVGLQWSDVFVEGNNAGVAFGQPPFNSGNDTESWLLEVFYKHQATDNISITPAFFYASDYRNNSGFGTWGGVIQTTFKF